Proteins from one Ahaetulla prasina isolate Xishuangbanna chromosome 2, ASM2864084v1, whole genome shotgun sequence genomic window:
- the ZXDC gene encoding zinc finger protein ZXDC, with translation METQGLPAAAEAAQPEPAIQQHGAGADDGAAAPSGPVRRPPQPRDSAGAAAAGAWGLDVTFPVLLLLEGKLPEPPQPPQQLPPPPPANSGGAPAALSPPAGGPGQPPESDALLLVLNLVRGGASGSPSRGSSQDSPPAQRPREGKPGGEAGGEVQASTPLSEGGGPQEEGGGGGGGQGNSSFSGTLTINNQSLLVRFENGTLSFGGPAPAAPPPAPAQPSDEAAAQLPAASPRAPASYPRPDSHCAETFSRKQLLRLHQLSARGGSPTGAGQEGGEAAASAAPASSAVASRVARPFSCPIPGCSWAFATAYKLRRHLHSHDKLRPFACSAPGCTKRFTTIYNLRAHGRAHEEEARLKCEACGQRFPSAARLGAHQRRSHLEPDRPYRCEYPGCERTFITVSALFSHNRVHFREQELFSCSFPGCNKQYDKACRLKIHMRSHTGERPFICDFEGCGWSFTSMSKLLRHKRKHEDDRRFTCSVEGCGKSFTRAEHLKGHSITHLGTKPFECPVEGCCAKFSARSSLYIHSKKHLQDVDSLKMRCPVSSCSKLFNSKHSMKTHMVKQHNFSADLLNQMETIGSLTPSNELANSGQSDLSNVDLVSLFSSVSGNSSGISADMALINSGILTIDVASVGSTLGGSLSVNSNSLAQTVDPLILVTSSDIPHSLDSSLLLGTTTTVLQQSTLNLDEVQTVNAEALGSLASLSARSSSQDLHGLTSSNNLSVDTATLSPSSSLGGNNTAELLAPNKAEQTLLPSLDVVEQQEGSKVVTQYVFSNPSGSYSAQKETDLSTVTSSSIPESSGSARTDYRAIQLAKKRKQKGNGNDIGSTDAAIRKSKNDKVNCFSHGNRLCNSILPNGNITVRDSSAGTQFVQIQLLQDDSPGEGDLPFQLSSQSSSSHSQLTVDLPVHILQEPHNSAEEDANSDNSQFTGSTINLQDLE, from the exons ATGGAAACGCAGGGGCTGCCTGCCGCTGCGGAGGCGGCCCAGCCCGAGCCCGCCATCCAACAACATGGCGCCGGTGCGGACGACGGGGCTGCTGCCCCCTCAGGGCCTGTTCGCCGACCTCCTCAGCCTCGTGACTCTGCGGGGGCGGCGGCAGCGGGGGCCTGGGGCCTGGACGTGACGTTCCCGGTGCTGCTGCTCCTCGAAGGGAAGCTGCCGGAGCCGCCGCAGCCTCCTCAGCAGTTGCCTCCGCCGCCTCCTGCTAACTCGGGCGGCGCGCCCGCCGCCTTGTCCCCGCCAGCCGGAGGCCCCGGGCAGCCGCCGGAAAGTGACGCTTTATTGCTGGTGCTTAACTTGGTGCGGGGCGGAGCCTCCGGAAGCCCCTCGCGAGGCTCCTCTCAGGATTCCCCGCCGGCGCAGCGACCGCGGGAGGGCAAGCCGGGCGGCGAGGCGGGCGGAGAAGTCCAGGCCTCGACGCCGCTCTCGGAAGGCGGCGGGCCTCAGgaggaaggcggcggcggcggcggcggccaggGGAATTCCTCCTTTTCGGGCACGTTGACCATCAACAACCAGAGCCTTCTGGTGCGCTTCGAAAACGGGACGCTTAGCTTCGGAGGACCGGCGCCGGCAGCCCCGCCGCCTGCTCCGGCTCAGCCGAGCGATGAGGCCGCCGCCCAGCTCCCGGCTGCATCTCCGCGGGCTCCGGCGTCATATCCTCGGCCGGACTCCCACTGCGCCGAGACCTTTTCCCGCAAGCAGCTTCTGCGGCTGCATCAACTGTCGGCGCGCGGCGGGAGCCCAACCGGCGCTGGGCAGGAGGGCGGAGAGGCCGCGGCCTCAGCAGCTCCGGCTTCCTCGGCTGTCGCAAGCCGGGTGGCGCGTCCCTTCAGCTGCCCGATTCCCGGCTGTTCCTGGGCTTTCGCCACGGCCTACAAGCTGCGGCGCCACCTGCATTCGCACGACAAGCTGCGGCCCTTCGCCTGCTCCGCGCCGGGCTGCACGAAGCGCTTCACCACCATCTACAACCTTCGGGCTCACGGCAGGGCTCACGAGGAAGAGGCGAGGCTCAAGTGCGAGGCTTGCGGACAGCGCTTCCCCAGCGCCGCCCGGCTCGGGGCGCATCAACGGCGAAGCCACCTGGAGCCAGACCGGCCTTACCGCTGCGAGTATCCAG GTTGTGAGAGGACCTTCATAACAGTGAGTGCATTATTTTCTCATAATCGAGTCCACTTCAGGGAACAAGAATTGTTTTCCTGCTCCTTCCCAGGCTGTAACAAGCAATATGACAAAGCTTGCCGGCTGAAAATCCACATGAGAAGTCACACAG GGGAAAGACCTTTCATTTGTGACTTTGAAGGCTGTGGCTGGTCCTTCACCAGTATGTCTAAGCTATTAAGACATAAAAG GAAACATGAAGATGATAGGCGGTTCACATGCTCTGTAGAAGGTTGTGGAAAATCTTTTACAAGAGCAGAACATTTGAAAGGCCATAGCATAACTCATCTTGGTACAAAACCATTTGAATGCCCCGTGGAAG GTTGTTGTGCAAAGTTCTCAGCACGCAGTAGTCTATATATTCACTCCAAAAAACACCTTCAGGATGTGGACTCATTGAAGATGCGCTGCCCTGTATCCAGTTGTAGCAAATTATTCAATTCAAAGCATAGTATGAAAACACATATGGTCAAGCAACACAACTTTAGTGCAG atCTATTAAATCAGATGGAAACCATTGGTTCCCTTACACCTAGCAACGAACTTGCCAATTCAGGTCAAAGTGACCTCAGCAATGTAGATCTGGTGTCCCTTTTTTCTAGTGTATCTGGGAACTCCTCTGGAATTTCAGCTGATATGGCTCTAATAAACTCTGGAATTCTTACTATAGATGTCGCTTCAGTAGGCTCCACGCTTGGAGGCAGTCTGTCTGTAAATAGCAATTCCCTTGCTCAGACAGTTGACCCACTGATTTTAGTGACCAGTAGTGACATTCCACACAGCTTGGATAGCTCTCTTTTATTGGGAACCACCACCACCGTTTTACAGCAAAGCACTTTAAATTTGGATGAAGTACAGACAGTGAATGCAGAAGCCTTAGGCTCTTTAGCATCTTTGTCAGCGAGAAGTTCCAGTCAAGACTTGCATGGTTTGACTTCTAGCAATAACTTGTCAGTAGACACAGCCACTTTATCCCCTTCCAGTAGCCTTGGTGGAAACAATACAGCTGAATTATTAGCTCCAAATAAAGCAGAGCAAACTTTGCTTCCTAGCCTGGACGTTGTGGAGCAACAAGAAGGCAGCAAAGTGGTCACTCAGTATGTGTTCTCCAATCCTTCAGGAAGTTACAGTGCACAAAAAGAAACTGATCTAAGCACAGTGACTAGCAGCTCTATTCCG GAGAGCAGTGGGTCTGCAAGAACAGATTATCGAGCTATTCAGCTTgccaaaaagagaaaacaaaagggAAATGGGAATGACATAG GCTCAACTGATGCTGCtataagaaaaagcaaaaatgatAAAGTTAACTGTTTTAGTCATGGAAATCGGTTATGCAACAGTATTTTGCCTAATGGAAATATAACAGTAAGAGATTCTTCGGCTGGCACACAGTTTGTTCAAATTCAATTGCTTCAG GATGATTCTCCAGGAGAAGGAGATCTACCCTTCCAGCTCAGTTCTCAATCTTCCTCCTCACACTCTCAGCTGACAGTAGATTTACCTGTTCATATTCTTCAG GAGCCACACAATTCTGCTGAAGAAGATGCCAATTCTGATAATTCCCAGTTTACAGGAAGCACCATTAATCTACAAGACCTTGAATGA